A genomic region of Cannabis sativa cultivar Pink pepper isolate KNU-18-1 chromosome 1, ASM2916894v1, whole genome shotgun sequence contains the following coding sequences:
- the LOC115705912 gene encoding uncharacterized protein LOC115705912 isoform X4, producing MESDDPELTILNPQLHDKPFTKVPFLPQKDHVNSVQQCTSIDAPARSGPVPTENKCSDNFQEDNVVSSNNPVVTADIQSRASIKPMTKKNFDKSWVSSNTGSPGPGWCAPVGATDNLVIRFSDNDSGSDSDECVKVKATETKSSVARVVSNQKPPAPLHSKLNKQVATGIVGKVIPKRLPLNRTYISPVAKIPGPNVSGAGALPAEHSNRMRKVNSVNKNVSSQERGFGQGVGLNNSKLQDLRQQIALRESELKLKSAQRSKEAVSLRDENAVSLPSDAVRKIGATSAKSAQRESKEPEKKRVKVTGSYSNQPNSMGQRDESVGRSILPIKQPVQNNIAEATKLDHGQKENTAGRAKPSITKGQPKNGKQGPHLAENISVVPKDGFTVVRNCIESGGNNKHVESFSVLNPDTSTAGNKISNVIPKNLNSVELNPRKIVPHQQQSTFFNKETVGKNLMIDNHPHISSGDKMLEPAFNDNIQASLNNENFWNCSSNANVSERNRINVQSLVEMEESLDKDLEEAQELRHRCEIEERNALKAYRKAQRDLVEANARCSDLYRKRELYSSHLRSFIMDSSDLLGSSRQNEKVGIGSDYSKDVSENMLLLPSRNHLLKYDGVNPLGVGSNFSYINILPAQTSDRHVSGQHLGSELGSEPDASTSEPLCCMGKAAADGVRSSSNDPNIDEDDESFSFERENVKSSFGCFTKNNSSGDLEKDVNMKPGRKPSTDSSRESFLLEETLRSELFARLGAKNLSKNSGSCNNIPLTIEQGTENDVNSEKTQTSLQTFPFPDAEEGPGRLERINSDAPDIQLEHCNEDNCLISHSHTNAEDNRFYNKEDSSCISITSSNIFKSVFANMKVITPSTLMEWLAGNRQNYINGVSKKEDACPNSDQMQGSNTQADSTEEAVTELFGTDIGSYNCDISVDPFKPLCMYELRGKCNNDECPWQHVRDKCSEIISHDQNNDSDTDAKVPKYYDVMMSPTYLVGLDTLKADLNSYQSVLAWRNSHCWQKCFSLSLTLSSLLSNGLPAHGPLAHGSDGRIEVCGSWSRQSSYILSRTSRMNEHKQYLTDNEQALETAILIFNQEVDKFEAVKEALHIISRALEADPRSISLWIFHFLIYYSSVKSTGNDDLFSYAVKYNQGSYELWLMYINSCTHIDDRLSKYYAALSALCFHSTASDWDRLHASACILDLFLQMVDCLCMSGNVEKAIQKIFELLAVDSNSDEPAVLLSDIHARLTVSDKFIFWISCVYLVIYRKLPDAVVQQFECEKQASEIEWPSIILLDDEKQRAVKLIEKGMLSIDSLMKTELLKDDINLTSAHFFAVNHIRCMVALDNLECSRNLLDKYLGLFPSCLELVLIRAHEKDFGDLSFSGFEEILGSWPKEVPGIQCIWNQYAQCAVQSKGYECGKVLMDRWFHSVWKVHDLQNGMNSENIELASDSILESLPNLSPIDVMFGFLNLSLYKLMQNDRLGASIAVEKALKASIPKYFKYCIGEHAMFLLTGESLLKENASVSGVLNILERYIGNSLPFSVPEPLPRKFIKNIKKPRVRQLMSNIFSPVSSDFSLVNLVLELWYGPTFLLELLCKPKLLVDFVEGILDISPSNYELAMSVCRHLSSPNSSTDLTPTSILFWASSNLVSAILHAVPIPPEHVWVEAARILGNVMGVNTISQRFYGRALVVYPFSVKLWKSYQTLYTDIEMKKSIAEEAKAKGLDLC from the exons ATGGAGTCCGACGACCCCGAGCTGACAATCCTCAACCCTCAGCTTCACGATAAACCCTTCACCAAG GTGCCTTTTCTGCCTCAGAAAGATCACGTAAACTCTGTCCAACAGTGCACTAGTATTGATGCTCCTGCTCGATCGGGTCCTGTTCCTACAGAAAACAAATGCAGTGACAACTTTCAAGAAG ATAATGTTGTTTCTAGCAATAATCCTGTAGTGACTGCGGATATTCAGTCCCGAGCATCTATAAAACCAATGACTAAGAAGAATTTTGATAAGAGTTGGGTATCGTCAAATACTGGTAGTCCTGGCCCTGGATGGTGTGCTCCGGTGGGAGCCACTGATAATCTTGTAATACGCTTCTCGGATAATGACAGTGGCAGTGATTCTGATGAATGTGTAAAAGTAAAAGCTACTGAAACTAAAAGTAGTGTAGCTAGAGTGGTTAGCAATCAAAAACCTCCTGCCCCTTTACATTCAAAGTTAAACAAACAGGTTGCCACTGGCATTGTAGGCAAAGTTATACCCAAAAGATTGCCTTTAAATCGAACATATATTTCACCAGTGGCCAAAATTCCTGGACCCAATGTTAGTGGTGCTGGGGCATTGCCAGCTGAGCATAGTAATCGAATGAGAAAAGTTAATTCTGTGAACAAAAATGTATCAAGCCAAGAACGTGGGTTTGGTCAAGGTGTAGGCCTGAACAATAGTAAGCTTCAAGACTTGCGTCAGCAGATTGCACTTCGGGAAAGTGAATTGAAGCTTAAGTCTGCACAACGAAGTAAGGAAGCAGTTTCACTCAGAGATGAGAATGCTGTGAGTTTGCCTAGTGATGCAGTTAGGAAAATTGGGGCGACATCTGCCAAAAGTGCACAAAGAGAATCAAAAGAACCAGAGAAAAAACGGGTTAAAGTCACTGGATCTTACTCAAATCAGCCAAATTCAATGGGTCAGCGAGACGAGTCTGTTGGAAGATCTATATTGCCAATAAAGCAGCCAGTGCAGAATAACATAGCAGAAGCAACGAAGTTAGATCATGGACAGAAAGAAAATACTGCAGGTAGAGCAAAACCAAGCATCACTAAAGGGCAACCGAAAAATGGGAAACAAGGACCTCATTTAGCGGAAAATATATCTGTCGTGCCAAAAGATG GTTTTACTGTTGTCAGAAATTGCATTGAGTCTGGTGGGAATAATAAGCATGTGGAATCATTTTCGGTGTTAAACCCGGATACATCAACAGCAGGGAATAAGATTTCTAATGTTATCCCAAAGAACTTA AACAGTGTGGAGTTGAATCCAAGAAAAATTGTTCCTCATCAGCAACAAAGTACTTTCTTTAACAAAGAAACAGTGGGAAAAAATCTTATGATTGACAACCATCCTCACATCTCATCCGGTGACAAGATGCTTGAGCCTGCATTCAATGATAACATTCAG GCatctttaaataatgaaaacTTTTGGAATTGTTCAAGTAATGCAAATGTGTCAGAACGTAACAGAATAAATGTGCAGTCATTGGTTGAAATGGAGGAATCATTAGACAAAGATCTTGAGGAAGCTCAAGAGCTTAGACATAGATGTGAAATTGAAGAAAGAAATGCTCTCAAAGCTTATCGTAAAGCTCAAAGGGATCTGGTTGAGGCTAATGCTAGATGTTCCGATCTGTATCGTAAAAGAGAATTGTACTCTTCCCACTTGCGATCATTTATCATGGACAGTTCAGATTTATTAGGCTCCTCAAGACAGAATGAGAAAGTTGGAATTGGGTCAGATTACTCGAAAGATGTGTCTGAAAATATGCTTCTGTTACCATCAAGAAATCACTTACTCAAATATGATGGTGTTAATCCACTAGGAGTTGGCTCCAACTTCAGTTATATCAACATTCTTCCAGCTCAAACATCAGATAGGCATGTGAGTGGACAACATTTGGGGTCAGAACTGGGCAGTGAACCAGATGCTAGTACATCTGAGCCATTGTGCTGTATGGGCAAAGCAGCTGCTGATGGGGTCCGATCTTCTTCTAATGATCCAAATATTGATGAAGACGATGAGTCATTTTCATTTGAACGTGAAAATGTCAAATCTAGCTTTGGGTGTTTTACAAAAAACAACAGTAGTGGTGATTTGGAGAAGGATGTAAATATGAAACCTGGTAGAAAACCGTCAACTGATAGCTCGAGGGAATCTTTTCTACTTGAAGAAACATTGAGATCTGAACTTTTTGCAAGGTTAGGGGCAAAAAATTTGTCAAAGAACAGTGGTTCATGTAATAATATCCCCCTTACTATCGAACAGGGAACTGAAAATGATGTCAACAGTGAAAAAACCCAAACAAGTTTACAGACTTTTCCATTCCCTGATGCAGAAGAAG GCCCTGGTAGATTGGAGAGAATTAACTCCGACGCACCTGATATTCAACTTGAACACTGCAATGAAGATAATTGTTTGATCTCTCATTCTCATACTAATGCAGAGGATAACAGATTTTACAACAAAGAAGATTCTTCTTGTATATCAATTACAAGTTCTAACATCTTCAAAAGTGTTTTTGCTAATATGAAAGTTATTACACCATCGACTCTAATGGAGTGGCTGGCTGGAAATCGACAGAATTACATTAATGGTGTTAGCAAAAAAGAGGATGCTTGTCCCAACTCTGACCAAATGCAGGGGAGCAATACTCAAGCAGACTCAACAGAAGAGGCTGTTACTGAATTATTTGGAACAGACATTGGCTCATACAATTGTGATATTTCAGTTGACCCCTTTAAACCCCTTTGCATGTATGAACTCCGAGGAAAGTGCAACAATGATGAATGTCCTTGGCAGCATGTCAGGGACAAGTGTAGTGAAATTATATCTCATGATCAGAATAATGATTCTGATACTGATG cAAAAGTTCCCAAGTACTATGATGTTATGATGTCCCCAACATATCTAGTTGGCTTAGATACCCTGAAAGCTGATCTGAACTCATACCAATCTGTTTTAGCATGGAGAAATAGTCATTGCTGGCAGAAATGTTTCAGTTTATCCTTAACATTATCAAGTTTGTTGTCAAATGGTTTGCCTGCACATGGGCCTCTCGCACATGGTAGTGATGGCCGCATAGAAGTCTGTGGAAGCTGGAGTAGGCAATCGTCATATATTCTGAGTAGAACTAGCAGAATG AATGAACACAAACAGTATTTGACTGATAATGAGCAAGCCCTGGAAACGgctattttaattttcaatcagGAGGTAGACAAATTTGAAGCTGTGAAAGAG GCTCTTCACATTATATCTCGGGCTCTGGAGGCTGATCCAAGATCTATATCTCTCTGGATATTCCATTTTCTTATTTACTATAGTAGTGTGAAGTCTACTGGGAATGATGACCTGTTCTCTTATGCG GTCAAATACAATCAAGGATCTTATGAACTCTGGCTTATGTATATCAACAGCTGCACACATATTGATGATCGGTTAAGTAAATATTATGCAGCACTCTCTGCTCTTTGCTTCCATAGTACTGCATCTGACTGGGATAGATTGCATGCTAGTGCTTGCATCTTAGATCTGTTTTTACAAATGGTGGATTGCTTGTGCATGTCTGGGAATGTTGAAAAGGCTATCCAGAAGATCTTTGAACTCCTTGCTGTTGACAGTAATTCTGATGAACCTGCAGTCCTGCTCTCTGATATACATGCACGCCTGACAGTTTCTGATAAATTCATATTCTGGATTTCTTGTGTTTACTTGGTTATTTATAGGAAATTACCAGATGCCGTGGTCCAGCAATTTGAATGTGAGAAACAGGCCTCAGAAATTGAGTGGCCTTCCATTATTTTACTAGATGATGAGAAGCAGAGGGCTGTTAAGTTGATAGAAAAAGGAATGCTTTCTATTGATTCATTGATGAAAACTGAATTACTTAAAGATGATATTAATCTGACCTCAGCACATTTTTTTGCTGTCAATCATATTAGGTGCATGGTTGCTCTAGACAATTTGGAATGTAGTAGAAATTTGTTGGATAAATATCTTGGACTATTTCCATCATGCTTGGAACTTGTTTTAATACGAGCACATGAAAAGGATTTCGGGGATCTTAGTTTCTCGGGCTTTGAGGAAATCCTTGGTAGCTGGCCAAAAGAAGTCCCAGGAATTCAGTGTATTTGGAATCAGTATGCACAATGTGCTGTCCAAAGTAAAGGATATGAATGTGGGAAGGTACTCATGGACCGGTGGTTTCATTCGGTTTGGAAAGTTCATGATCTGCAGAATGGTATGAATAGTGAGAATATAGAATTAGCTTCGGATTCAATCTTGGAATCTCTTCCTAATCTAAGTCCAATTGATGTGATGTTTGGATTTCTTAATCTCTCTCTTTATAAGCTAATGCAAAATGATCGTCTTGGAGCTAGCATAGCTGTTGAAAAGGCATTAAAAGCTTCTATTCCTAAATATTTCAAGTACTGCATTGGAGAACATGCCATGTTTTTGCTCACTGGTGAATCGCTATTGAAAGAGAATGCTTCTGTCAGTGGTGTGCTGAACATTTTGGAGCGGTACATAGGTAATTCATTACCTTTCTCTGTCCCTGAGCCTTTGCCTAGAAAATTTATCAAAAACATCAAGAAACCTAGAGTGCGACAGCTTATGAGCAACATATTCAGTCCAGTTTCGTCTGATTTCTCTCTTGTAAACTTGGTTCTTGAACTCTGGTATGGGCCAACTTTTCTACTTGAATTATTGTGTAAGCCAAAGCTTTTGGTGGATTTTGTTGAAGGCATTCTGGACATATCTCCATCCAACTATGAATTAGCTATGTCTGTTTGTAGACATTTGAGCAGTCCCAACAGCTCTACTGATCTTACTCCGACCAGTATATTGTTCTGGGCAAGCTCAAACTTAGTTAGTGCAATTTTGCATGCTGTCCCGATTCCTCCAGAGCATGTATGGGTTGAAGCTGCTCGCATCTTGGGTAATGTAATGGGTGTCAACACCATATCTCAGAGATTTTACGGAAGAGCATTGGTGGTATATCCATTTTCTGTAAAGTTGTGGAAGTCCTACCAGACCCTTTACACGGATATAGAGATGAAAAAGAGTATTGCAGAGGAAGCCAAAGCAAAGGGTTTAGACCTTTGCTAA
- the LOC115705912 gene encoding uncharacterized protein LOC115705912 isoform X2 codes for MESDDPELTILNPQLHDKPFTKVREEGELSSDEEEDVPFLPQKDHVNSVQQCTSIDAPARSGPVPTENKCSDNFQEDNVVSSNNPVVTADIQSRASIKPMTKKNFDKSWVSSNTGSPGPGWCAPVGATDNLVIRFSDNDSGSDSDECVKVKATETKSSVARVVSNQKPPAPLHSKLNKQVATGIVGKVIPKRLPLNRTYISPVAKIPGPNVSGAGALPAEHSNRMRKVNSVNKNVSSQERGFGQGVGLNNSKLQDLRQQIALRESELKLKSAQRSKEAVSLRDENAVSLPSDAVRKIGATSAKSAQRESKEPEKKRVKVTGSYSNQPNSMGQRDESVGRSILPIKQPVQNNIAEATKLDHGQKENTAGRAKPSITKGQPKNGKQGPHLAENISVVPKDGFTVVRNCIESGGNNKHVESFSVLNPDTSTAGNKISNVIPKNLNSVELNPRKIVPHQQQSTFFNKETVGKNLMIDNHPHISSGDKMLEPAFNDNIQASLNNENFWNCSSNANVSERNRINVQSLVEMEESLDKDLEEAQELRHRCEIEERNALKAYRKAQRDLVEANARCSDLYRKRELYSSHLRSFIMDSSDLLGSSRQNEKVGIGSDYSKDVSENMLLLPSRNHLLKYDGVNPLGVGSNFSYINILPAQTSDRHVSGQHLGSELGSEPDASTSEPLCCMGKAAADGVRSSSNDPNIDEDDESFSFERENVKSSFGCFTKNNSSGDLEKDVNMKPGRKPSTDSSRESFLLEETLRSELFARLGAKNLSKNSGSCNNIPLTIEQGTENDVNSEKTQTSLQTFPFPDAEEGPGRLERINSDAPDIQLEHCNEDNCLISHSHTNAEDNRFYNKEDSSCISITSSNIFKSVFANMKVITPSTLMEWLAGNRQNYINGVSKKEDACPNSDQMQGSNTQADSTEEAVTELFGTDIGSYNCDISVDPFKPLCMYELRGKCNNDECPWQHVRDKCSEIISHDQNNDSDTDAKVPKYYDVMMSPTYLVGLDTLKADLNSYQSVLAWRNSHCWQKCFSLSLTLSSLLSNGLPAHGPLAHGSDGRIEVCGSWSRQSSYILSRTSRMNEHKQYLTDNEQALETAILIFNQEVDKFEAVKEALHIISRALEADPRSISLWIFHFLIYYSSVKSTGNDDLFSYAVKYNQGSYELWLMYINSCTHIDDRLSKYYAALSALCFHSTASDWDRLHASACILDLFLQMVDCLCMSGNVEKAIQKIFELLAVDSNSDEPAVLLSDIHARLTVSDKFIFWISCVYLVIYRKLPDAVVQQFECEKQASEIEWPSIILLDDEKQRAVKLIEKGMLSIDSLMKTELLKDDINLTSAHFFAVNHIRCMVALDNLECSRNLLDKYLGLFPSCLELVLIRAHEKDFGDLSFSGFEEILGSWPKEVPGIQCIWNQYAQCAVQSKGYECGKVLMDRWFHSVWKVHDLQNGMNSENIELASDSILESLPNLSPIDVMFGFLNLSLYKLMQNDRLGASIAVEKALKASIPKYFKYCIGEHAMFLLTGESLLKENASVSGVLNILERYIGNSLPFSVPEPLPRKFIKNIKKPRVRQLMSNIFSPVSSDFSLVNLVLELWYGPTFLLELLCKPKLLVDFVEGILDISPSNYELAMSVCRHLSSPNSSTDLTPTSILFWASSNLVSAILHAVPIPPEHVWVEAARILGNVMGVNTISQRFYGRALVVYPFSVKLWKSYQTLYTDIEMKKSIAEEAKAKGLDLC; via the exons ATGGAGTCCGACGACCCCGAGCTGACAATCCTCAACCCTCAGCTTCACGATAAACCCTTCACCAAGGTCAGAGAAGAAGGCGAACTATCTTCGGACGAAGAGGAGGAC GTGCCTTTTCTGCCTCAGAAAGATCACGTAAACTCTGTCCAACAGTGCACTAGTATTGATGCTCCTGCTCGATCGGGTCCTGTTCCTACAGAAAACAAATGCAGTGACAACTTTCAAGAAG ATAATGTTGTTTCTAGCAATAATCCTGTAGTGACTGCGGATATTCAGTCCCGAGCATCTATAAAACCAATGACTAAGAAGAATTTTGATAAGAGTTGGGTATCGTCAAATACTGGTAGTCCTGGCCCTGGATGGTGTGCTCCGGTGGGAGCCACTGATAATCTTGTAATACGCTTCTCGGATAATGACAGTGGCAGTGATTCTGATGAATGTGTAAAAGTAAAAGCTACTGAAACTAAAAGTAGTGTAGCTAGAGTGGTTAGCAATCAAAAACCTCCTGCCCCTTTACATTCAAAGTTAAACAAACAGGTTGCCACTGGCATTGTAGGCAAAGTTATACCCAAAAGATTGCCTTTAAATCGAACATATATTTCACCAGTGGCCAAAATTCCTGGACCCAATGTTAGTGGTGCTGGGGCATTGCCAGCTGAGCATAGTAATCGAATGAGAAAAGTTAATTCTGTGAACAAAAATGTATCAAGCCAAGAACGTGGGTTTGGTCAAGGTGTAGGCCTGAACAATAGTAAGCTTCAAGACTTGCGTCAGCAGATTGCACTTCGGGAAAGTGAATTGAAGCTTAAGTCTGCACAACGAAGTAAGGAAGCAGTTTCACTCAGAGATGAGAATGCTGTGAGTTTGCCTAGTGATGCAGTTAGGAAAATTGGGGCGACATCTGCCAAAAGTGCACAAAGAGAATCAAAAGAACCAGAGAAAAAACGGGTTAAAGTCACTGGATCTTACTCAAATCAGCCAAATTCAATGGGTCAGCGAGACGAGTCTGTTGGAAGATCTATATTGCCAATAAAGCAGCCAGTGCAGAATAACATAGCAGAAGCAACGAAGTTAGATCATGGACAGAAAGAAAATACTGCAGGTAGAGCAAAACCAAGCATCACTAAAGGGCAACCGAAAAATGGGAAACAAGGACCTCATTTAGCGGAAAATATATCTGTCGTGCCAAAAGATG GTTTTACTGTTGTCAGAAATTGCATTGAGTCTGGTGGGAATAATAAGCATGTGGAATCATTTTCGGTGTTAAACCCGGATACATCAACAGCAGGGAATAAGATTTCTAATGTTATCCCAAAGAACTTA AACAGTGTGGAGTTGAATCCAAGAAAAATTGTTCCTCATCAGCAACAAAGTACTTTCTTTAACAAAGAAACAGTGGGAAAAAATCTTATGATTGACAACCATCCTCACATCTCATCCGGTGACAAGATGCTTGAGCCTGCATTCAATGATAACATTCAG GCatctttaaataatgaaaacTTTTGGAATTGTTCAAGTAATGCAAATGTGTCAGAACGTAACAGAATAAATGTGCAGTCATTGGTTGAAATGGAGGAATCATTAGACAAAGATCTTGAGGAAGCTCAAGAGCTTAGACATAGATGTGAAATTGAAGAAAGAAATGCTCTCAAAGCTTATCGTAAAGCTCAAAGGGATCTGGTTGAGGCTAATGCTAGATGTTCCGATCTGTATCGTAAAAGAGAATTGTACTCTTCCCACTTGCGATCATTTATCATGGACAGTTCAGATTTATTAGGCTCCTCAAGACAGAATGAGAAAGTTGGAATTGGGTCAGATTACTCGAAAGATGTGTCTGAAAATATGCTTCTGTTACCATCAAGAAATCACTTACTCAAATATGATGGTGTTAATCCACTAGGAGTTGGCTCCAACTTCAGTTATATCAACATTCTTCCAGCTCAAACATCAGATAGGCATGTGAGTGGACAACATTTGGGGTCAGAACTGGGCAGTGAACCAGATGCTAGTACATCTGAGCCATTGTGCTGTATGGGCAAAGCAGCTGCTGATGGGGTCCGATCTTCTTCTAATGATCCAAATATTGATGAAGACGATGAGTCATTTTCATTTGAACGTGAAAATGTCAAATCTAGCTTTGGGTGTTTTACAAAAAACAACAGTAGTGGTGATTTGGAGAAGGATGTAAATATGAAACCTGGTAGAAAACCGTCAACTGATAGCTCGAGGGAATCTTTTCTACTTGAAGAAACATTGAGATCTGAACTTTTTGCAAGGTTAGGGGCAAAAAATTTGTCAAAGAACAGTGGTTCATGTAATAATATCCCCCTTACTATCGAACAGGGAACTGAAAATGATGTCAACAGTGAAAAAACCCAAACAAGTTTACAGACTTTTCCATTCCCTGATGCAGAAGAAG GCCCTGGTAGATTGGAGAGAATTAACTCCGACGCACCTGATATTCAACTTGAACACTGCAATGAAGATAATTGTTTGATCTCTCATTCTCATACTAATGCAGAGGATAACAGATTTTACAACAAAGAAGATTCTTCTTGTATATCAATTACAAGTTCTAACATCTTCAAAAGTGTTTTTGCTAATATGAAAGTTATTACACCATCGACTCTAATGGAGTGGCTGGCTGGAAATCGACAGAATTACATTAATGGTGTTAGCAAAAAAGAGGATGCTTGTCCCAACTCTGACCAAATGCAGGGGAGCAATACTCAAGCAGACTCAACAGAAGAGGCTGTTACTGAATTATTTGGAACAGACATTGGCTCATACAATTGTGATATTTCAGTTGACCCCTTTAAACCCCTTTGCATGTATGAACTCCGAGGAAAGTGCAACAATGATGAATGTCCTTGGCAGCATGTCAGGGACAAGTGTAGTGAAATTATATCTCATGATCAGAATAATGATTCTGATACTGATG cAAAAGTTCCCAAGTACTATGATGTTATGATGTCCCCAACATATCTAGTTGGCTTAGATACCCTGAAAGCTGATCTGAACTCATACCAATCTGTTTTAGCATGGAGAAATAGTCATTGCTGGCAGAAATGTTTCAGTTTATCCTTAACATTATCAAGTTTGTTGTCAAATGGTTTGCCTGCACATGGGCCTCTCGCACATGGTAGTGATGGCCGCATAGAAGTCTGTGGAAGCTGGAGTAGGCAATCGTCATATATTCTGAGTAGAACTAGCAGAATG AATGAACACAAACAGTATTTGACTGATAATGAGCAAGCCCTGGAAACGgctattttaattttcaatcagGAGGTAGACAAATTTGAAGCTGTGAAAGAG GCTCTTCACATTATATCTCGGGCTCTGGAGGCTGATCCAAGATCTATATCTCTCTGGATATTCCATTTTCTTATTTACTATAGTAGTGTGAAGTCTACTGGGAATGATGACCTGTTCTCTTATGCG GTCAAATACAATCAAGGATCTTATGAACTCTGGCTTATGTATATCAACAGCTGCACACATATTGATGATCGGTTAAGTAAATATTATGCAGCACTCTCTGCTCTTTGCTTCCATAGTACTGCATCTGACTGGGATAGATTGCATGCTAGTGCTTGCATCTTAGATCTGTTTTTACAAATGGTGGATTGCTTGTGCATGTCTGGGAATGTTGAAAAGGCTATCCAGAAGATCTTTGAACTCCTTGCTGTTGACAGTAATTCTGATGAACCTGCAGTCCTGCTCTCTGATATACATGCACGCCTGACAGTTTCTGATAAATTCATATTCTGGATTTCTTGTGTTTACTTGGTTATTTATAGGAAATTACCAGATGCCGTGGTCCAGCAATTTGAATGTGAGAAACAGGCCTCAGAAATTGAGTGGCCTTCCATTATTTTACTAGATGATGAGAAGCAGAGGGCTGTTAAGTTGATAGAAAAAGGAATGCTTTCTATTGATTCATTGATGAAAACTGAATTACTTAAAGATGATATTAATCTGACCTCAGCACATTTTTTTGCTGTCAATCATATTAGGTGCATGGTTGCTCTAGACAATTTGGAATGTAGTAGAAATTTGTTGGATAAATATCTTGGACTATTTCCATCATGCTTGGAACTTGTTTTAATACGAGCACATGAAAAGGATTTCGGGGATCTTAGTTTCTCGGGCTTTGAGGAAATCCTTGGTAGCTGGCCAAAAGAAGTCCCAGGAATTCAGTGTATTTGGAATCAGTATGCACAATGTGCTGTCCAAAGTAAAGGATATGAATGTGGGAAGGTACTCATGGACCGGTGGTTTCATTCGGTTTGGAAAGTTCATGATCTGCAGAATGGTATGAATAGTGAGAATATAGAATTAGCTTCGGATTCAATCTTGGAATCTCTTCCTAATCTAAGTCCAATTGATGTGATGTTTGGATTTCTTAATCTCTCTCTTTATAAGCTAATGCAAAATGATCGTCTTGGAGCTAGCATAGCTGTTGAAAAGGCATTAAAAGCTTCTATTCCTAAATATTTCAAGTACTGCATTGGAGAACATGCCATGTTTTTGCTCACTGGTGAATCGCTATTGAAAGAGAATGCTTCTGTCAGTGGTGTGCTGAACATTTTGGAGCGGTACATAGGTAATTCATTACCTTTCTCTGTCCCTGAGCCTTTGCCTAGAAAATTTATCAAAAACATCAAGAAACCTAGAGTGCGACAGCTTATGAGCAACATATTCAGTCCAGTTTCGTCTGATTTCTCTCTTGTAAACTTGGTTCTTGAACTCTGGTATGGGCCAACTTTTCTACTTGAATTATTGTGTAAGCCAAAGCTTTTGGTGGATTTTGTTGAAGGCATTCTGGACATATCTCCATCCAACTATGAATTAGCTATGTCTGTTTGTAGACATTTGAGCAGTCCCAACAGCTCTACTGATCTTACTCCGACCAGTATATTGTTCTGGGCAAGCTCAAACTTAGTTAGTGCAATTTTGCATGCTGTCCCGATTCCTCCAGAGCATGTATGGGTTGAAGCTGCTCGCATCTTGGGTAATGTAATGGGTGTCAACACCATATCTCAGAGATTTTACGGAAGAGCATTGGTGGTATATCCATTTTCTGTAAAGTTGTGGAAGTCCTACCAGACCCTTTACACGGATATAGAGATGAAAAAGAGTATTGCAGAGGAAGCCAAAGCAAAGGGTTTAGACCTTTGCTAA